One stretch of Streptomyces agglomeratus DNA includes these proteins:
- a CDS encoding ZIP family metal transporter, whose translation MDQVVLAGMWGLVAGSALLLGAALGYGVRIPQWVVASVMAFGAGVLLSAVSFELVEEAYDQAGLAPAAIGTVGGALAYTAGNVWLARRGARHRKRSGHRQSQPSEAQQSGSGLALALGALLDGVPESAVIGVSLVDGGAVSTVTVVAVFISNVPEGLSSSAGMRKAGRGKKYVFGIWGAIAAASTVSAVIGYSVVGGLPTAVVAAVTAVAAGAILAMIADTMIPEAFEDAHLAIGLITVSGFLVSFALSHA comes from the coding sequence ATGGATCAAGTGGTGCTGGCAGGAATGTGGGGGCTCGTGGCCGGGTCGGCCCTGCTGCTCGGGGCCGCCCTCGGGTACGGGGTGCGGATTCCGCAGTGGGTGGTGGCGTCGGTCATGGCGTTCGGCGCGGGGGTGCTGCTGTCGGCGGTCTCCTTCGAACTGGTCGAGGAGGCGTACGACCAGGCCGGACTGGCCCCGGCGGCGATCGGGACCGTGGGGGGAGCGCTGGCCTACACGGCGGGCAATGTGTGGCTGGCGCGCCGGGGGGCCCGTCACCGCAAGCGCTCCGGACACCGGCAGTCACAGCCGTCGGAGGCCCAGCAGTCCGGCTCCGGGCTGGCGTTGGCGCTGGGCGCCCTGCTGGACGGTGTGCCGGAATCGGCGGTGATCGGCGTCAGCCTCGTCGACGGCGGGGCGGTCAGCACGGTGACAGTGGTGGCGGTGTTCATCAGCAACGTCCCCGAGGGACTTTCGAGCTCCGCCGGTATGCGGAAGGCCGGCCGCGGCAAGAAGTACGTCTTCGGTATCTGGGGCGCGATCGCCGCCGCGAGCACGGTTTCCGCGGTGATCGGGTACTCCGTCGTCGGCGGGCTGCCGACCGCGGTGGTGGCCGCGGTGACCGCGGTCGCGGCCGGAGCGATTCTCGCGATGATCGCCGACACGATGATCCCGGAGGCGTTCGAGGACGCCCACCTGGCGATCGGCCTGATCACGGTCAGCGGCTTCCTGGTCTCCTTCGCGCTGTCCCACGCCTGA